Proteins co-encoded in one Myxococcus xanthus genomic window:
- a CDS encoding fimbrial biogenesis chaperone translates to MRNRLLSWTGGLMCSAALEWMAMGTVSAAELDVSPVRLELDSSARGVVMNVRNKSSESTRFQASVYSWVQDEEGRMSLAPTQDLFFFPSMLTLEPGESRPIRVGSSSAPQDTERSFRIVVEELPPLQPSTPTTGLNVLTRISVPVFVAPKKKTVQGQIAEAVLRESKFHVRVQNPGTVNFFIRNLRVRGLDAKGKRLVEKEEPGWYVLAGDAQVYAMEIAGKVCRKVRTVEVEMETDQGVLRQTSPVESPAPCAR, encoded by the coding sequence ATGCGTAACCGTCTTCTGTCTTGGACTGGCGGCCTGATGTGTTCGGCTGCCTTGGAATGGATGGCCATGGGGACCGTGAGCGCGGCTGAGCTCGATGTCAGTCCGGTTCGGCTTGAATTGGATTCAAGCGCCCGTGGCGTGGTGATGAACGTGAGGAACAAGAGCAGCGAATCCACACGCTTCCAAGCCTCTGTCTATTCATGGGTTCAGGACGAAGAAGGGCGCATGTCGCTCGCGCCGACTCAGGATTTGTTCTTCTTCCCGTCCATGTTGACGTTGGAGCCCGGGGAGTCCCGCCCCATCCGGGTGGGGAGCTCCTCGGCTCCACAGGATACCGAACGCTCCTTCCGAATCGTCGTGGAGGAGCTTCCCCCGCTGCAACCGTCCACCCCGACAACGGGGTTGAATGTCCTCACCCGAATCTCAGTGCCTGTCTTTGTCGCGCCCAAGAAGAAGACCGTTCAAGGCCAGATCGCGGAAGCCGTGCTGCGCGAGTCGAAGTTCCACGTCCGGGTGCAGAACCCGGGCACGGTGAACTTCTTCATCCGGAACCTTCGGGTCCGGGGGCTCGACGCCAAGGGCAAGCGGCTGGTCGAGAAAGAGGAACCCGGCTGGTACGTCCTGGCGGGCGACGCGCAGGTGTATGCCATGGAGATCGCGGGCAAGGTCTGCCGCAAGGTCCGCACGGTGGAAGTGGAGATGGAGACCGACCAGGGCGTGCTCCGTCAGACCTCCCCCGTGGAGTCTCCCGCTCCCTGCGCTCGCTGA
- a CDS encoding Csu type fimbrial protein, protein MTRRNRAAAFAVAGVCGLLPGLAGAVCQIRSTIGVSFGTYLTTDLLPRDSAGSITYRCEGQITPITIDFSAGGSGTPLARSMAGPGAQRLEYNLYVDATRLIVWGNGTSGTGRYGPVVPLFGVEVTVPIFGRIPAGQAIPAGAYADTVVMTVTF, encoded by the coding sequence ATGACGAGGCGAAATAGGGCGGCCGCGTTCGCGGTGGCTGGCGTATGCGGGTTGCTGCCAGGACTCGCGGGTGCCGTCTGCCAGATACGCAGCACGATAGGGGTGAGCTTCGGCACCTACCTCACCACCGACCTGCTGCCCCGGGACTCCGCCGGGAGCATCACCTACCGGTGTGAAGGGCAGATCACCCCCATCACCATCGACTTCAGCGCCGGTGGCTCCGGCACCCCCCTGGCGCGCAGCATGGCGGGGCCGGGCGCCCAGCGCTTGGAATACAACCTCTACGTGGACGCGACGCGCCTCATCGTCTGGGGGAACGGCACGTCGGGCACGGGGCGCTATGGGCCCGTCGTCCCCTTGTTCGGCGTGGAGGTGACGGTGCCCATCTTCGGGCGCATCCCGGCCGGACAGGCCATCCCCGCGGGGGCCTATGCGGACACCGTGGTGATGACGGTGACCTTCTGA
- a CDS encoding pyruvate carboxylase, with protein sequence MEHVSLRPIQKVLCANRGEIAIRVFRACNELGIRTVAIYSDEDRTHEHRHKADEAYLVGRGKRPVEAYLGIDEILDVAVKAGVDAIHPGYGFLSENAAFAEACERRGIRFIGPRSDVVRTMGDKVAAKHLADACGVPVVPGITLEGDDAHVLEQARAFFAKQGGPILVKAAHGGGGRGMRVVREAKALEDALASARSEAKSAFGSSSVFLERFLEHVRHIEVQLLGDLHGNIVHLHERDCSVQRRHQKVIEIAPAPNLAPAVKEAICDAAVRLARKAGYTSAGTAEFLVAGDAFYFIECNARLQVEHTVTEQVTGVDLVQSQLRIAEGFRLDAPEVGISRQEDVVPRGYAVQLRVTTEDPANQFMPDAGVITAWRAATGFGIRLDGSNGYTNAVISPYYDSMLVKVIAYAPTFQGAVMKGQRALREFRIRGVKTNLPFLENVLAHPAFQQGETYTRFIDETPVLFQLEPRRDRATKLLQYLGDVIVNGHPTIKKDQRLKPTQFLEPRLPVTPSGPVPRGTAHILAEKGPRGLADWVLAQKRVLLTDTTMRDAHQSLLATRMRTRDILRVAPATAHLASELFSLESWGGATFDTTYRFLNEDPWARLRALKAAAPNLLQQMLLRGANAVGYTSYPDNVVEAFIDEAAEAGVDVFRIFDSLNDLGSMEVSTRRVLTTGKVAEVSICYTGDVANPKRTKYTLDYYADLAKRIEDSGAHFLCIKDMAGLLRPRAAAMLVRRLREVTRLPIHLHMHDTSGNGIASYLEAIEQGVHVVDVALGSMAGLTSQPSLNALVSALRGHPRETGLANARLQPLANYWEDVREYYAPFEAGLKSTTSEVYYHEIPGGQYSNLRPQVAELGLLGRWNDVKDAFALVNVLVGDIPKVTPSSKMVGDFAIFLLKNDLTVRASTLAEAASLTRQRLIEQAPRLDFPTSVVGYFRGELGQPPNGFPEDLRAAVLKGLPRVEGRPSASLPPLDLDALQRELSAKTGHALTRVDAISSALYPRVIAGYLEDLGRYEDVSILDTPNYFYGMEVGQEVWVDLEPGKTLVISLSAVGEPDEEGVRTVYFALNGHTRTVHVRDRSRAATVETRRQADRANPSHVAASMPGTVIALHAKSGDAVEAGAPLVTLEAMKMETVVRAPRAGTVAEVVPALKASVQGGDLLAVLQ encoded by the coding sequence ATGGAACATGTGTCGCTGCGTCCCATCCAGAAGGTCCTCTGCGCCAACCGCGGTGAGATTGCCATTCGCGTCTTCCGCGCGTGCAACGAGTTGGGCATCCGCACCGTCGCCATCTACAGCGACGAGGACCGCACCCACGAGCACCGCCACAAGGCCGACGAGGCGTACCTCGTGGGCCGGGGCAAGCGGCCCGTGGAGGCCTACCTGGGCATCGACGAAATCCTCGACGTGGCCGTGAAGGCGGGCGTGGACGCCATCCACCCCGGCTACGGCTTCCTGTCGGAGAACGCCGCCTTCGCGGAGGCGTGTGAGCGGCGTGGCATCCGCTTCATCGGCCCGCGCTCGGACGTGGTCCGCACCATGGGCGACAAGGTCGCCGCCAAGCACCTGGCCGACGCGTGCGGCGTCCCGGTGGTTCCCGGCATCACCCTGGAGGGCGACGACGCGCACGTGCTGGAGCAGGCCCGTGCCTTCTTCGCGAAGCAGGGTGGCCCCATCCTGGTGAAGGCGGCCCATGGCGGCGGCGGCCGAGGCATGCGCGTGGTGCGCGAGGCGAAGGCGCTGGAGGATGCGCTGGCCTCCGCGCGTTCGGAGGCGAAGAGCGCCTTCGGTTCGTCGTCGGTGTTCCTGGAGCGCTTCCTGGAGCACGTGCGCCACATCGAGGTACAGCTACTGGGAGATTTGCACGGCAACATCGTCCACCTGCACGAACGGGACTGCTCCGTGCAGCGGCGCCATCAGAAGGTCATTGAGATTGCCCCCGCGCCCAATCTGGCCCCGGCGGTGAAGGAGGCCATCTGCGACGCGGCGGTGCGGCTGGCGCGCAAGGCCGGCTACACCAGCGCTGGCACCGCCGAGTTCCTGGTGGCGGGTGACGCCTTCTACTTCATCGAGTGCAATGCCCGCCTCCAGGTGGAGCACACCGTCACCGAGCAGGTGACGGGCGTGGACCTGGTGCAGAGCCAGCTTCGCATCGCGGAGGGCTTCCGGCTGGACGCGCCGGAGGTGGGCATCTCCCGGCAGGAGGACGTGGTGCCCCGGGGCTACGCGGTGCAACTGCGCGTCACCACCGAGGACCCTGCCAACCAGTTCATGCCCGACGCGGGCGTCATCACCGCCTGGCGCGCGGCCACGGGCTTCGGCATCCGGCTGGACGGCTCCAACGGCTACACCAACGCCGTCATCTCCCCCTACTACGACTCCATGCTGGTGAAGGTCATCGCCTACGCGCCCACGTTCCAGGGCGCGGTGATGAAGGGCCAGCGCGCGCTGCGCGAGTTCCGCATCCGCGGCGTGAAGACGAACCTGCCCTTCCTGGAGAACGTGCTCGCCCACCCCGCCTTCCAGCAGGGAGAGACGTACACGCGCTTCATCGACGAGACGCCGGTGCTGTTCCAGTTGGAGCCCCGCAGGGACAGGGCCACCAAGCTGCTCCAGTACCTGGGCGACGTCATCGTCAACGGGCACCCCACCATCAAGAAGGACCAGCGGCTCAAGCCCACGCAGTTCCTGGAGCCGCGGCTGCCGGTGACGCCTTCGGGCCCGGTGCCTCGGGGCACCGCGCACATCCTGGCGGAGAAGGGCCCGCGCGGACTGGCGGACTGGGTGCTGGCCCAGAAGCGCGTGCTGCTGACGGACACCACCATGCGGGACGCGCACCAGTCCCTGCTGGCCACGCGCATGCGCACGCGGGACATCCTCCGCGTGGCCCCGGCCACCGCCCACCTGGCCTCCGAGCTGTTCAGCCTGGAGAGCTGGGGCGGCGCCACCTTCGACACCACCTACCGCTTCCTCAACGAGGACCCGTGGGCCCGCCTGCGCGCGCTCAAGGCCGCAGCCCCCAACCTGCTCCAACAGATGCTCCTGCGCGGGGCCAACGCCGTGGGCTACACCAGCTACCCGGACAACGTGGTGGAGGCCTTCATCGACGAGGCGGCCGAGGCGGGGGTGGACGTGTTCCGCATCTTCGACAGCCTCAATGATCTGGGCAGCATGGAGGTCTCCACCCGCCGCGTGCTGACGACGGGCAAGGTGGCGGAGGTGTCCATCTGCTACACGGGCGACGTCGCCAACCCCAAGCGCACGAAGTACACGCTGGACTATTACGCGGACCTCGCGAAGCGGATTGAAGACTCCGGCGCGCACTTCCTCTGCATCAAGGACATGGCGGGCCTCTTGCGCCCGCGCGCGGCGGCCATGCTGGTGCGGCGTCTGCGCGAGGTGACGCGCCTGCCCATCCACCTGCACATGCACGACACCTCCGGCAATGGCATCGCCAGCTACCTGGAAGCCATCGAGCAGGGCGTGCACGTGGTGGACGTGGCCCTGGGCAGCATGGCGGGCCTGACGAGCCAGCCCAGCCTCAACGCGCTGGTCAGCGCCCTGCGCGGCCACCCCCGTGAGACGGGCCTGGCCAACGCGCGCCTTCAGCCGCTGGCCAACTACTGGGAGGACGTGCGCGAGTACTACGCCCCCTTCGAGGCCGGCCTCAAGAGCACCACCAGCGAGGTGTACTACCACGAGATTCCTGGCGGCCAGTATTCCAACCTCCGGCCGCAGGTGGCGGAACTGGGCCTGCTGGGCCGGTGGAACGACGTGAAGGACGCCTTCGCGCTCGTGAACGTCCTGGTGGGCGACATCCCGAAGGTGACGCCGTCGTCGAAGATGGTCGGCGACTTCGCCATCTTCCTGCTCAAGAACGACCTCACGGTGCGCGCCTCCACGCTGGCGGAGGCGGCCTCGCTCACGCGCCAGAGGCTGATTGAACAGGCGCCGCGCCTGGACTTCCCCACCAGCGTGGTGGGCTACTTCCGAGGTGAGCTGGGCCAGCCGCCCAACGGCTTCCCCGAGGACCTGCGCGCCGCCGTGCTCAAGGGCCTGCCCCGCGTGGAGGGACGGCCCTCCGCCAGCCTGCCGCCGCTGGACCTGGACGCGCTCCAGCGGGAGCTCTCCGCGAAGACAGGACATGCGCTCACCCGCGTGGACGCCATCTCCAGCGCGCTCTATCCGCGCGTCATCGCCGGCTACCTGGAAGACCTGGGGCGCTACGAGGACGTGTCCATCCTCGACACCCCGAACTACTTCTACGGCATGGAGGTGGGACAGGAGGTCTGGGTGGACCTGGAGCCGGGCAAGACGCTGGTCATCAGCCTGTCCGCGGTGGGCGAGCCGGATGAAGAGGGCGTGCGCACCGTCTACTTCGCCCTCAACGGCCACACCCGCACCGTGCACGTGAGGGACCGCAGCCGCGCCGCCACCGTGGAGACGCGGCGTCAGGCGGACCGCGCCAATCCCAGCCACGTCGCGGCGAGCATGCCGGGCACCGTCATCGCCCTTCATGCCAAATCGGGAGACGCCGTGGAGGCGGGCGCGCCCCTCGTCACCCTCGAGGCGATGAAGATGGAGACGGTGGTGCGGGCCCCGCGCGCCGGCACCGTGGCGGAGGTCGTCCCCGCGCTCAAGGCCTCCGTCCAGGGCGGAGACCTGCTGGCGGTGCTCCAGTGA
- the pru gene encoding fruiting body development fimbrial-like coat protein PRU, whose amino-acid sequence MNAIKTTVAAVTAAASLVAFSSAEAATATANLNVTANVGGSCAIGSGGGGGTLNFGTYDPIIVNSALGIDLFGTGTLSVQCTLLGTAVITLGQGLHPASGSTDAAPQRRMRNTASADYLAYGLNQDVTRLIGWGNTAGSGLPFLGTGLPVPVLVYGTVPRGQNVPSGTYNDTVVATITF is encoded by the coding sequence ATGAACGCAATCAAGACTACCGTTGCCGCTGTCACCGCTGCCGCGTCTCTCGTCGCCTTCTCGTCCGCTGAGGCCGCCACCGCCACCGCCAACCTGAACGTCACCGCCAACGTCGGTGGCTCCTGCGCCATTGGCTCCGGCGGCGGCGGCGGAACGCTGAACTTCGGCACGTACGATCCCATCATCGTCAACTCCGCGCTGGGCATCGACCTGTTCGGCACGGGCACGCTGAGCGTGCAGTGCACCCTGCTCGGCACCGCGGTCATCACCCTGGGCCAGGGCCTGCACCCGGCCTCGGGCTCGACGGACGCGGCCCCGCAGCGCCGGATGCGCAACACGGCGTCGGCGGACTACCTTGCGTACGGCCTGAACCAGGACGTCACCCGCCTCATCGGGTGGGGTAACACCGCGGGCTCCGGCCTGCCGTTCCTGGGCACGGGCCTGCCCGTCCCCGTGCTGGTCTACGGCACGGTTCCGCGCGGTCAGAACGTTCCCTCTGGCACGTACAACGACACCGTCGTCGCCACCATCACCTTCTGA
- a CDS encoding fimbria/pilus outer membrane usher protein produces MLALSLSLGALSAAAQDPVAANPSAPPMPIVADFTLNGVPRGATFPMLRGSDVLLPAATLEAHGVDLVALGGRQEVIEGKTYIAARSLEPEGRCTLNERTVSLSCELPASAFGQTRINLGPQAPSDYSVRGSPSGFINYAAHARNTSLTFFGEAGASVGRGLLTTQARWRPGSVPLRGLTQLSLDFPKHMVRAIAGESTGFGGVLGGGAVVAGFHLMRTFELNPYFVRNPMQDFAGDVATPSTLEVYVNNHLVKRTELPPGPFRLENLTVPRGEGNTRYVIRDAFGRASEVNTSYYLSGQQLSPGVVDYRLSAGIERESVNLYNFDFGRPLLLGNFRMGLTSWLTPGVRLELAPNVVSTGAMQLIQLPFGQLELSQAISRSERRTGLAAGIVYGLQRRWVGGSVFGRGMNASYTHTSLKLDDDHPTLETGGSLFLALGESVSVGGQAMLSRYQRDGWTTWLGATTSARLTDWSTLSFSASRSNSERGGSAIEGMVYLNAIFDSRTTGTVGHSQALRGKGTTSVDIARSVPMEGGLGYQVQGRVGAVDQAMARADFDSNVGRVSAGAEWVEGRMAGMAEVAGGLVLIGGRVRPTRAVDQGYALVRVKGVEGVGVRLNNHEIGRTDASGELVVTRLQAYNANRLSLADHQVPLDVYIPSTEQVVATYQRGGVVLDFKTQTIRAYRGKVTIDSAEDTRWLSYGEIRAEKDGEKWSSPIGWNGEFELVGLPEGRLPATVVYPKGRCATSLEVPSLEGKVIDLGTVRCVHDEAK; encoded by the coding sequence GTGCTGGCGTTATCCTTGTCGTTGGGGGCCCTGTCGGCGGCCGCGCAAGACCCCGTGGCCGCCAACCCCTCCGCGCCGCCGATGCCCATCGTCGCGGACTTCACCTTGAACGGCGTGCCCCGCGGCGCCACGTTTCCCATGCTGCGCGGCAGCGACGTGCTGCTCCCCGCGGCCACGCTCGAGGCCCATGGCGTGGACCTGGTGGCGCTCGGGGGCCGCCAGGAAGTCATCGAAGGAAAGACATACATCGCCGCGCGGTCCCTGGAGCCCGAAGGGCGCTGCACCCTGAACGAGCGGACCGTCAGCCTGTCGTGCGAGCTGCCCGCGTCCGCCTTCGGACAGACGCGCATCAACCTCGGGCCGCAGGCGCCGTCGGACTACTCCGTCCGCGGCAGCCCCAGCGGCTTCATCAACTACGCGGCCCACGCCCGCAACACCTCGCTGACCTTCTTTGGAGAGGCCGGCGCGTCGGTGGGGCGGGGCCTGTTGACGACGCAGGCGCGATGGCGGCCCGGCTCCGTGCCCCTGCGGGGGCTCACGCAGTTGTCGTTGGACTTCCCCAAGCACATGGTGCGCGCCATCGCGGGTGAGTCCACGGGATTTGGCGGCGTGCTGGGTGGCGGCGCGGTGGTGGCCGGCTTCCACCTCATGCGCACTTTCGAGCTGAATCCGTACTTCGTGCGCAACCCGATGCAGGACTTCGCGGGTGACGTCGCCACGCCGTCCACGTTGGAGGTCTACGTCAACAACCACCTGGTGAAGCGCACCGAGCTCCCGCCCGGCCCCTTCCGGCTGGAGAACCTCACGGTGCCCCGGGGCGAGGGCAACACGCGCTACGTCATCCGGGACGCGTTCGGTCGGGCGAGCGAGGTGAACACGTCCTACTATCTCAGCGGGCAGCAGCTCTCTCCGGGCGTGGTCGACTACCGGCTTTCCGCGGGCATCGAGCGGGAGTCCGTCAATCTCTACAACTTCGACTTCGGCCGGCCCCTGCTCCTGGGCAACTTCCGCATGGGCCTCACTTCGTGGCTGACGCCGGGCGTGCGGTTGGAGCTGGCGCCCAACGTCGTCAGCACCGGCGCCATGCAGCTCATCCAGTTGCCTTTCGGCCAATTGGAGCTGTCACAGGCCATCAGCCGCAGTGAGCGGCGAACGGGGCTGGCGGCGGGCATCGTGTACGGGCTCCAGCGCCGCTGGGTGGGTGGCTCCGTCTTCGGACGGGGCATGAACGCGTCCTACACGCACACCAGCCTCAAGCTGGATGACGACCACCCGACCCTGGAGACGGGCGGCTCGTTGTTCCTGGCGTTGGGGGAGAGTGTCAGCGTGGGCGGGCAGGCGATGCTGTCACGCTACCAGCGGGACGGGTGGACGACGTGGCTGGGCGCCACCACCTCCGCGCGGCTGACCGACTGGTCGACGTTGTCCTTCTCCGCAAGCCGCAGCAACTCCGAACGAGGCGGCTCCGCCATCGAGGGGATGGTGTACCTGAACGCCATCTTCGATTCCCGCACCACGGGCACGGTGGGGCACTCCCAGGCGCTGCGCGGGAAAGGCACCACATCGGTGGACATCGCGCGCTCGGTGCCCATGGAGGGCGGCCTGGGCTACCAGGTGCAGGGCCGGGTGGGGGCGGTGGACCAGGCGATGGCGCGCGCCGACTTCGACTCCAACGTGGGCCGCGTCAGCGCGGGCGCGGAGTGGGTCGAAGGACGGATGGCGGGCATGGCCGAGGTCGCCGGCGGCCTGGTGCTGATTGGCGGACGCGTGCGTCCCACGCGCGCGGTGGACCAGGGCTACGCGCTGGTTCGCGTGAAGGGCGTGGAAGGCGTGGGCGTGCGGCTCAACAACCACGAAATCGGGCGCACGGACGCCAGCGGCGAGCTGGTGGTGACGCGGCTCCAGGCCTACAACGCCAACCGGCTCTCGCTGGCGGACCATCAGGTGCCGCTGGACGTCTACATCCCCTCCACGGAGCAGGTGGTGGCCACGTACCAGCGAGGCGGCGTGGTGCTGGACTTCAAGACGCAGACGATCCGCGCCTACCGGGGCAAGGTGACCATCGACTCGGCGGAGGACACGCGCTGGCTGTCCTACGGTGAGATTCGCGCCGAGAAGGACGGAGAGAAGTGGAGTTCGCCCATTGGGTGGAATGGTGAGTTCGAACTGGTGGGCCTGCCCGAAGGGCGTCTGCCGGCGACAGTCGTCTACCCCAAGGGCCGTTGCGCGACCTCGCTGGAGGTTCCATCCCTCGAGGGCAAGGTCATTGACCTGGGAACCGTGAGGTGTGTCCATGACGAGGCGAAATAG
- a CDS encoding MFS transporter: MKFLRELRSVLNLTVLVAGLGYFVDLFDITLFGVVRVASLKDIGVTDPADILQSGLLIYNAQMVGMMVGGLLWGVLADKRGRLSVMFGSILLYSFANLANAFAWDVTSYAVLRFLGGVGLAGELGAAITLVAESLPKEKRGLGTTIVATLGMLGIVAAAFLGQHMHWKTAYLTGGFMGLALLFARFKVSESELFSKKMDPARANPLLLLTGGRFIKYICCILIGVPIYFTTGILFTFAPELTAGLNVQGTVTAGNAILYGSIGLTLGDLLAGVFSQWLKSRKRAVAMNLTAGFVLMLVYGLTPGLTSTMVYGLSFLIGITVGYWAVLVTMAAEQFGTNIRGTVATTVPNFVRGSAALAASGFAYLKGEMSVSTAALIVGSICFGLALLALTRLEETFHRDLDYEETANGPQPAAQPSQSGT; encoded by the coding sequence ATGAAATTCCTGAGAGAGCTCCGCTCGGTCCTCAACCTGACCGTGCTGGTGGCCGGGCTCGGCTACTTCGTCGACCTCTTCGACATCACGCTGTTCGGCGTGGTGCGTGTCGCATCGCTCAAGGACATCGGCGTCACCGACCCGGCCGACATCCTCCAGAGCGGCCTGCTCATCTACAACGCGCAGATGGTGGGCATGATGGTGGGCGGCCTGCTGTGGGGCGTGCTCGCCGACAAGCGCGGACGCCTGTCGGTGATGTTCGGCTCCATCCTGCTCTACTCCTTCGCGAACCTGGCCAACGCCTTCGCCTGGGACGTCACCAGCTACGCCGTTCTCCGCTTCCTCGGAGGCGTGGGGCTCGCGGGTGAGCTGGGCGCGGCCATTACCCTGGTGGCGGAGTCCCTGCCCAAGGAGAAGCGCGGCCTGGGGACCACCATCGTCGCCACGCTGGGCATGCTCGGCATCGTCGCCGCGGCCTTCCTGGGCCAGCACATGCACTGGAAGACGGCCTACCTCACCGGCGGCTTCATGGGCCTCGCGCTGCTCTTCGCGCGCTTCAAGGTGTCGGAGTCGGAGCTGTTCAGCAAGAAGATGGACCCCGCGCGCGCCAACCCGCTGCTGCTCCTCACCGGCGGCCGGTTCATCAAGTACATCTGCTGCATCCTCATCGGCGTGCCCATCTACTTCACCACGGGCATCCTCTTCACCTTCGCGCCCGAGCTGACGGCCGGCCTCAACGTCCAGGGCACCGTGACGGCCGGCAACGCCATCCTCTATGGCTCCATCGGCCTGACGCTGGGTGACTTGCTGGCGGGCGTCTTCAGCCAGTGGCTCAAGAGCCGCAAGCGCGCGGTGGCGATGAACCTCACCGCGGGCTTCGTGCTGATGCTCGTCTACGGCCTCACCCCGGGCCTCACCAGCACCATGGTGTACGGGCTGAGCTTCCTGATTGGCATCACCGTGGGCTACTGGGCCGTGCTGGTGACCATGGCCGCCGAGCAGTTCGGCACCAACATCCGCGGCACCGTGGCCACCACCGTCCCCAACTTCGTGCGTGGCTCGGCGGCGCTCGCGGCCAGCGGCTTCGCCTACCTGAAGGGCGAGATGTCGGTGTCCACCGCGGCGCTCATCGTCGGTAGCATCTGCTTCGGCCTGGCGCTGCTGGCCCTCACCCGGCTGGAAGAGACGTTCCACCGGGACCTGGATTACGAAGAGACGGCGAACGGCCCGCAGCCGGCCGCCCAGCCCTCCCAGTCCGGCACCTGA
- a CDS encoding N-acetylmuramoyl-L-alanine amidase — MHSRLVIVLPVLLLLVPSAVGAAKRDEAEEAYQGARKVYYALKDDAARRKLRHHWLNVVARFESVAARFPKSDRAPDALFTAAEMLQELSRISFVEDDLKASITDYTKLLEGYPKHRLSDDGALALAKIHVHRLDQPESARKVLTETLAVNSKGDRAREMRELLASLPSPKAPPPPPRKAAPVVAKSDSSASGKTSTAGKATAMADSGKSSASVDASAKGSVSSKAVASAETSASGKGSAPDDTSSAGTSDTSKAVASTDTSKDAQPAPAVEASGPAERPSSSLVAAIEKMAREPSPRIPQKEPSAPVKEDAREGSLDAAVAAAMASKPAAAEPPRPITRPVDDKVAQARLKAVAKQSRSMELTLAEQLGLKVRRVVIDPGHGGHDTGAIGKGGTREKDVALSISLKLAEELREKGLEVVLTRDDDRFIRLEDRAKYANAEHGDLFISVHCNAAEKRTLRGIETYTLNTSADRYSIRLAARENASSEKGISDLQFILADLATKANTEESTRLATQVQRSLVGGLSRKYKGIRDLGHKEALFYVLLGVKMPAILVETSFLSNPDEEARLKSNVYQTEVAKAIAHGVEEFLGDRRRVAKVD, encoded by the coding sequence ATGCACTCGCGCCTCGTCATCGTGCTGCCCGTGCTGCTGCTGCTCGTCCCGAGCGCGGTGGGGGCCGCCAAGCGAGACGAGGCCGAGGAGGCCTATCAGGGTGCTCGCAAGGTCTACTACGCGCTGAAGGACGACGCGGCCCGGCGCAAGCTGCGTCATCACTGGCTGAACGTGGTGGCGCGCTTCGAGTCCGTGGCCGCGCGCTTCCCGAAGTCGGACCGCGCGCCGGATGCCCTGTTCACGGCGGCGGAGATGCTCCAGGAGCTGAGCCGCATCTCCTTCGTGGAGGACGACCTCAAGGCCTCCATCACCGACTACACCAAGCTGCTGGAGGGCTACCCGAAGCACCGGCTGTCGGATGACGGTGCGCTGGCGCTCGCGAAGATTCACGTCCACCGGCTGGACCAGCCGGAGTCCGCGCGCAAGGTCCTGACGGAGACGCTGGCCGTCAACAGCAAGGGTGACCGGGCTCGGGAGATGCGGGAGCTGCTGGCCTCGCTGCCGTCGCCCAAGGCCCCGCCGCCGCCCCCTCGCAAGGCCGCGCCTGTCGTGGCGAAGAGTGATTCCTCCGCGTCGGGCAAGACGAGCACCGCTGGCAAAGCGACCGCCATGGCCGACTCCGGCAAGAGCTCCGCGTCGGTGGATGCCTCCGCCAAGGGCTCCGTGTCGAGCAAGGCCGTCGCTTCGGCGGAGACGTCCGCGTCCGGGAAGGGCTCCGCCCCGGACGATACCTCCAGCGCGGGCACCAGCGACACGTCCAAGGCCGTTGCCTCGACCGACACGTCCAAGGACGCGCAGCCGGCGCCGGCCGTGGAGGCGTCGGGGCCCGCGGAGCGGCCTTCGTCCAGCCTGGTGGCCGCCATCGAGAAGATGGCGCGCGAGCCGTCGCCCAGGATTCCCCAGAAGGAGCCGAGCGCGCCCGTGAAGGAGGACGCGCGCGAAGGCAGCCTGGACGCGGCCGTCGCCGCCGCCATGGCCTCGAAGCCCGCTGCCGCGGAGCCGCCGCGTCCCATCACCCGTCCGGTGGACGACAAGGTGGCGCAGGCCCGGCTGAAGGCCGTGGCCAAGCAGTCGCGCAGCATGGAGCTGACGCTGGCGGAGCAGCTCGGCCTGAAGGTGCGGCGCGTGGTCATCGATCCCGGCCACGGCGGTCACGACACGGGCGCCATCGGCAAGGGGGGGACGCGCGAGAAGGACGTGGCGCTGTCCATCTCCCTCAAGCTGGCGGAGGAGCTGCGTGAGAAGGGCCTGGAGGTGGTGCTCACCCGCGACGATGACCGGTTCATCCGCCTGGAGGACCGCGCCAAGTACGCCAACGCCGAGCACGGTGACCTGTTCATCTCCGTCCACTGCAACGCCGCGGAGAAGCGCACGCTGCGTGGCATCGAGACGTACACCCTCAACACGTCGGCGGACCGCTACTCCATCCGCCTGGCCGCGCGGGAGAACGCGTCCTCGGAGAAGGGCATCAGCGACCTCCAGTTCATCCTGGCCGACCTGGCCACCAAGGCGAACACGGAGGAGTCGACGCGGCTCGCCACCCAGGTGCAGCGCAGCCTCGTGGGGGGCCTCTCCCGCAAGTACAAGGGCATCCGCGACCTGGGCCACAAGGAAGCGCTCTTCTATGTGTTGTTGGGCGTGAAGATGCCGGCCATCCTGGTGGAGACTTCGTTCCTCTCCAATCCAGACGAAGAGGCACGTCTCAAGTCCAATGTCTACCAGACCGAGGTCGCCAAGGCGATTGCCCATGGCGTGGAGGAGTTCCTCGGAGACCGCCGCCGCGTGGCGAAGGTGGACTGA